In the genome of Brassica napus cultivar Da-Ae chromosome C3 unlocalized genomic scaffold, Da-Ae chrC03_Random_29, whole genome shotgun sequence, one region contains:
- the LOC106385546 gene encoding LOW QUALITY PROTEIN: 1-aminocyclopropane-1-carboxylate synthase 11 (The sequence of the model RefSeq protein was modified relative to this genomic sequence to represent the inferred CDS: inserted 1 base in 1 codon; deleted 1 base in 1 codon) — protein MLSSKVINESHGQDSSYFLGWQEYEKNPFDETLNPSGIVQMGLAENQLSFDLIESWLDDHPEVLGLKKNEESVFKHLALFQDYHGLPAFKDAMAKFMEKIRGSKVKFNTNKMVLTAGSTSANETLMFCLANPGDAFLIPAPYYPGFDRDLKWRTGVEIVPIHCVSSNGYKITKEALDEAYERAHKLNLNVKGVLITNPSNPLGTSTTRDELDLLLTFTSAKKIHMVSDEIYSGTVFDSPEFTSVLEVAKDKNMDLDEKIHVVYSLSKDLGLPGFRVGLIYSNNENVVSAATKMSSFGLISSXTQHLLANLLSDERFTTKYLEVNRKRLRERRDRLVSGLKKAGIGCLKSNGGVFCWVDLRHLLKSNTFEAEHSLWTKIVCEVGLNISPGSSCHSDEPGWFRVCFANMSDQTLEVAMDRVHGFVEAMVMNTNLGKQKRTMWDSRRRSLINKWVSKLSSVQCESER, from the exons ATGTTGTCAAGCAAAGTTATCAACGAATCCCACGGACAAGACTCATCCTACTTTCTTGGATGGCAAGAATACGAGAAGAATCCTTTCGACGAAACCCTTAACCCTAGTGGGATTGTTCAAATGGGTCTTGCTGAAAACCAG CTTTCATTCGACCTAATAGAGTCGTGGCTTGACGATCACCCCGAAGTCTTGGGTTTGAAGAAAAACGAAGAGTCAGTTTTTAAACATTTAGCTCTGTTCCAAGATTACCATGGCTTGCCGGCTTTCAAAGAT GCCATGGCTAAATTCATGGAGAAAATCAGAGGGAGCAAAGTGAAATTCAATACAAACAAGATGGTGCTCACAGCTGGCTCAACCTCGGCCAACGAGACTCTAATGTTCTGCCTTGCTAATCCAGGAGATGCCTTTCTTATCCCTGCACCTTATTATCCAGG GTTTGATAGAGATCTCAAGTGGCGGACAGGAGTAGAGATTGTTCCGATCCATTGTGTAAGCTCAAATGGGTACAAGATAACAAAGGAAGCATTGGACGAGGCGTACGAACGAGCTCACAAACTTAACCTAAATGTTAAAGGAGTTCTCATAACGAATCCTTCAAACCCTCTTGGAACTTCCACCACCCGTGACGAGCTTGATCTTCTTCTCACCTTCACATCCGCCAAGAAAATCCATATGGTGAGCGACGAGATCTACTCGGGGACGGTGTTTGACTCTCCTGAGTTCACCAGCGTTCTAGAAGTGGCCAAGGATAAGAACATGGATTTGGATGAAAAAATTCATGTTGTTTACAGTTTGTCTAAGGATCTAGGCCTCCCTGGATTTCGCGTAGGCTTGATTTACTCAAACAATGAGAACGTGGTGTCAGCGGCGACCAAAATGTCCAGTTTTGGACTCATTTCTT CAACTCAGCATCTGCTAGCCAACTTGCTGTCTGACGAAAGATTCACGACCAAGTACTTGGAGGTGAACAGGAAGAGgctgagagagagaagagacagGTTGGTTTCGGGTTTGAAGAAAGCCGGGATCGGTTGTTTGAAGAGCAATGGGGGT GTTTTCTGTTGGGTTGATTtaagacacctcttgaaatCCAACACGTTCGAGGCCGAACACTCCTTGTGGACAAAGATTGTATGTGAAGTCGGTCTAAACATCTCTCCAGGCTCATCTTGTCACTCCGATGAGCCTGGTTGGTTCAGAGTTTGTTTTGCCAATATGTCAGACCAAACACTCGAGGTTGCTATGGACCGTGTACACGGTTTTGTAGAGGCCATGGTGATGAATACTAATCTTGGTAAACAAAAGAGAACAATGTGGGATTCAAGGAGAAGATCTCTGATCAACAAATGGGTCTCCAAGCTATCCTCTGTTCAATGTGAATCAGAACGTTGA